The Deltaproteobacteria bacterium genomic sequence GTCATAAGATGACCAATGGTCACCATCGGCTCGCGCCCGAGGAGCGTACGCCGTCAGCGCGAGCACGTCGCCCGCAAGCGCGCCATCGTCAAGGCCGCCAGCCGTCTGTTCGTGGCCCGCGGCATCGAGGCCACCACCGTCGAGGAGATCGCCCGCGCCTGCGATTTGGCGAAGGGTACCGTCTACCGCTACTTCACCAGCAAGGAAGAGATCGCCTTCGCGCTGCTGATCGAGGACACCGAGAAGCTGCAGGCGGCAGCGCGCGCCGCCCTCGATCCGGCGCGTCCGGCGGTGGCGCAAATCGAGCAGCTGGCGGTGACCTACCATCGCTTCTCGGTGGCGCAGGCCGAGCCCTTCCGCTACATGTTCGTCGTCCCGCATCACAGCTACTCGGGCCGGGTTGCGCCGGCGTTGCTGGAGCGCTGGGCCGACCTCGGCCGCTCCTCGCTGCGCATTCTCGCCGATCTGTTGCAGCAGGCAGAGGCCGAAGGCGATCTGGCGGTGCCGAATCCGTGGGCGAGCGCGGTAGCAATCTGGTCGGCGCTCACCGGCGTCATCGTGATTCCCGCACAGCCCGTGCGCGCCGCGTTTATCGGTCGGCTCGACCTCGAGCAGCTGGTGGTTCACACCACCCGCGTTCTGCTCGCGGGCCTGCGCCCGCAGCGGCCGCCGGCGCGCGCGCGTAGCTACGCCGGGCGCGGCGGCCGCCGGTTGCGACGGTAGAACCCAGACGACTTCTCAGGAGCTGTACATGCAACCAACGATGTCCTTCCCGGCTGCTCTGCTGCTCACGCTCGCGCTCGCCGCGGGTTCGTGCCCCCGGCCCGCCGCGGCCAGCATGCTGCAGGTTCCCCACATCGGCGGGCGCGACGGTGGGTTATCGGGCAACGTGGTGGCTTCGCCGGCCGATGGCGCCAGCATTCTTCTCTTCAACGCCGCCGGTATCGTCGGCCGCTCCGGTACCGAGATCTCAAGCAGCTTTGCCACCGCCACGGTCAGCGGCCGTTACACCAGCCCGCAGGCCGGCTACGACGAGAAGAGCAGTGAGTCACCGTTTGGTCCGCTGCTGTGGGTCGGCAGTGACGGGTTGGCGCCGTGGTATGTCGGCGGTGGGCTGTACGGGACGGTGGGCGCATCGTTCAACTTCGCCGCTGATCCGGCGGCGGGAGTCCCGGAGCAGTTGCTCGCCGAGTCCGGACTGGTGCAGCTAGGGCTCGTGGTGGGGCGCGAGCTCGCACCTGGGCTGCGCTTCGGCGTGCAGGCTGGGCCGACATGGGGCCGCATTCGCACCCGCGCCCCCAGCCCGCTGGGTGCCGTTCACTTCGACATCGATGGTTTCGGTGTAACCGGCGCCGCCGGGTTGCTCTACGATCTCAATCGGGCCACCACCCTCGGGCTGTCCTATCGCGGCCCGGGCATCGTCTTCATGGGCGGCGGCGGCCAAGTCGGCGGCCAGAGCGAGCGGGTGACGATCGATTTCCATACGCCGCAGAGCGTGGTCTTGGGCATCGCCCACCGCGTCACCCCGCAACTGCTGGTGACCGCCCAAGCGACGTGGACCGATTATCCGAACTTCGAGAACGGCGAGTTCGA encodes the following:
- a CDS encoding TetR/AcrR family transcriptional regulator, which translates into the protein MVTIGSRPRSVRRQREHVARKRAIVKAASRLFVARGIEATTVEEIARACDLAKGTVYRYFTSKEEIAFALLIEDTEKLQAAARAALDPARPAVAQIEQLAVTYHRFSVAQAEPFRYMFVVPHHSYSGRVAPALLERWADLGRSSLRILADLLQQAEAEGDLAVPNPWASAVAIWSALTGVIVIPAQPVRAAFIGRLDLEQLVVHTTRVLLAGLRPQRPPARARSYAGRGGRRLRR
- a CDS encoding outer membrane protein transport protein gives rise to the protein MQPTMSFPAALLLTLALAAGSCPRPAAASMLQVPHIGGRDGGLSGNVVASPADGASILLFNAAGIVGRSGTEISSSFATATVSGRYTSPQAGYDEKSSESPFGPLLWVGSDGLAPWYVGGGLYGTVGASFNFAADPAAGVPEQLLAESGLVQLGLVVGRELAPGLRFGVQAGPTWGRIRTRAPSPLGAVHFDIDGFGVTGAAGLLYDLNRATTLGLSYRGPGIVFMGGGGQVGGQSERVTIDFHTPQSVVLGIAHRVTPQLLVTAQATWTDYPNFENGEFEFERNPQLNQRFISAARSTVRYGMGLEYAAADWLWLRSGFSREEWMMEASALSPLLYDTTDSMAMLGIGVAHGRWTIDANVGLGIMEDRVVTTADQPLFPGRYQLESSPGFTVGVTYRVRP